The following coding sequences are from one Pseudophryne corroboree isolate aPseCor3 chromosome 3 unlocalized genomic scaffold, aPseCor3.hap2 SUPER_3_unloc_3, whole genome shotgun sequence window:
- the LOC134983957 gene encoding oocyte zinc finger protein XlCOF22-like codes for MEKDRNHESERILNLTLEIIYLLTGEGYIIVKKTSGERATPNSRSRVSGELSRTQIPITVPPPHSLIHERHNDQKILELANKIIQLLTGEECVKRDRGCSKKVMMRNNQPLTSPERSDHAEPEPPSDIIQSDNEEENVTDADHNTAADSAEIEYTLVTIKEESSSSDGEDVSDTDVYTPTDHADHRSTRVKEESVLCEEDDETDVDNYAPTGLARSTPSRKKEESVSGEEDIETSYISIRIKEESASEEEGNLTDTDLDAHAESTSPHTEGGNVQKVRPRECDKRPSQQTSCPAPQIAEKTYSCPECKKSFTKSSEFLKHQLIYKGPHSLACPDCGKCFAKKSQLAKHRRIHTRPKPYTCSECKKSFPLKSLLITHQRIHTGEKPFFCTDCGKCFTQQSSLIKHLRSHSGEKPYSCGTCGKNFSSSTNLILHHRTHTGEKPFVCSDCGKGFGQKSLLVIHQRTHTGEKPYSCSVCGKFFTSKSPFVRHQRIHTGEKPFACPECGKCFNQKSLLIKHERTHTGEKPFACPECAKCFAQKTSLVKHVRTHSGEKPYSCAECGKCFSRSTHLTVHQRIHSGEKPFTCSECGKAFNQKSVLITHQRTHTGERPYPCSECGKCFTRSTHLLLHQRVHSLENSLTH; via the exons ATGGAGAAAGACCGGAATCATGAATCTGAGAGAATATTAaatctcaccctggagatcatctacctgctgactggggag GGCTATataatagtgaagaagacatctgggGAGCGTGCGACACCCAACAGCCGTTCCCGTGTGTCAGGagaactgagcaggacccagatccccatcacagtgcctccacctcactcactgatacatgagaggcacaatgaccagaagatcctggaactcgccaacaagatcattcagctgctgactggagag GAGTGTGTAAAACGAGATCGGGGTTGTAGCAAGAAGGTGATGATGAGGAATAACCAACCCCTCACATCACCGG AGAGGTCTGATCATGCAGAGCCTGAACCTCCATCTGATATTATACAGTCGGACAACGAGGAAGAAAATGTCACCGACGCAGACCACAATACAGCCGCCGACAGTGCAGAGATAGAGTACACGTTAGTGACCATCAAGGAGGAGTCCAGCTCTAGCGATGGAGAAGACGTGAGCGACACCGACGTTTATACACCCACAGATCATGCAGATCATCGCTCTACTCGTGTTAAGGAGGAATCGGTGTTGTGTGAAGAAGACGATGAAACAGATGTTGATAATTATGCACCCACCGGTCTTGCGCGATCTACACCTTCTCGTAAAAAGGAGGAGTCTGTTTCTGGTGAGGAAGACATCGAAACGAGTTACATTTCCATTCGTATCAAAGAGGAATCCGCCTCAGAAGAAGAGGGCAACCTAACGGACACCGATCTGGATGCGCATGCTGAGTCCACATCGCCTCATACAGAGGGCGGTAATGTGCAGAAGGTGAGGCCCAGAGAGTGCGATAAACGACCAAGCCAGCAGACCTCCTGCCCGGCGCCGCAGATAGCGGAGAAGACCTACAGCTGCCCCGAGTGCAAGAAGAGCTTCACCAAGAGCTCCGAGTTCCTGAAGCACCAGCTCATCTACAAAGGGCCTCACTCGTTGGCATGCCCTGACTGCGGCAAGTGCTTCGCGAAGAAGTCTCAGCTGGCCAAGCACCGGCGGATCCACACCAGGCCGAAGCCTTACACCTGCTCCGAGTGCAAGAAATCCTTCCCCCTGAAATCACTGCTGATAACGCACCAGAGGATCCACACCGGGGAGAAGCCCTTCTTCTGCACCGACTGCGGGAAGTGCTTCACCCAACAGTCCTCGCTCATCAAACACCTGAGGTCTCACTCGGGGGAGAAGCCCTACTCCTGTGGCACCTGCGGGAAGAACTTCAGCAGCAGCACCAACCTCATCTTGCACCACCGGACCCACACGGGGGAGAAGCCCTTCGTCTGCTCCGACTGCGGCAAGGGCTTCGGCCAGAAGTCCCTGCTGGTCATACACCAGAGGACCCACACGGGGGAGAAGCCCTACTCCTGCTCCGTGTGCGGCAAGTTCTTCACCAGCAAGTCGCCTTTCGTCAGGCACCAGAGGATCCACACCGGGGAGAAGCCCTTCGCCTGCCCCGAGTGCGGCAAGTGCTTCAACCAGAAGTCGCTGCTGATAAAGCACGAGAGGACTCACACGGGGGAGAAGCCCTTCGCCTGCCCCGAGTGCGCCAAGTGCTTCGCCCAGAAGACGTCGTTGGTGAAGCACGTCAGGACGCACTCGGGGGAGAAGCCGTACTCCTGCGCCGAGTGCGGCAAGTGCTTCTCTCGCAGCACCCACCTCACCGTGCACCAGAGGATCCACTCGGGGGAGAAACCTTTCACCTGCTCCGAATGCGGGAAAGCCTTCAACCAGAAGTCTGTCCTCATCACCCATCAGAGGACCCACACGGGCGAGAGGCCGTATCCCTGCTCCGAGTGCGGGAAGTGTTTTACCCGTAGCACTCACCTCCTTCTACACCAGAGGGTGCACTCACTGGAGAACTCGCTGACTCACTGA